The following proteins come from a genomic window of Hymenobacter canadensis:
- a CDS encoding AAA family ATPase: MNPTSTTAASWPIGLVVGKFLPFHTGHQWLLEQAAARVQDLYVLVYSNPDPATMDAETRAAWIRQIYTPAGAEPGAPPRIGSTVLHVVAMPVGQLPVPPNEADDHSHREFVRRWLRQQPLRPDVVFASEDYGPGFAAHIGAEYVAVDPPRTVVPISGTQIRADLYGHNAFLHPVVQAHFHSPQFIRKIVLMGAESTGKSTLSKALAAAYGTVWVHEYGRTLHEEKNGATDFDDLLYIAHRHRELEDEAVPHARHFLFVDTNAATTAQFSYFYYARCAPELMALAAECRQRYFHTFLCAPDIPYEDDGWRDPEALRDFHHGMVAMQLDMLQIPYTLLTGSVEERLQQVYAVLGEPQNVLASALTTDPRKWG, encoded by the coding sequence TTGAACCCAACCTCTACTACTGCTGCTTCCTGGCCTATCGGGCTGGTGGTGGGTAAATTCCTGCCGTTTCATACCGGCCACCAGTGGCTGCTGGAGCAGGCCGCCGCCCGCGTGCAGGACCTCTACGTGCTGGTCTACTCCAACCCCGATCCGGCCACGATGGATGCCGAAACCCGCGCCGCCTGGATCCGACAGATCTACACGCCGGCCGGGGCCGAGCCGGGCGCGCCGCCGCGCATTGGCTCTACGGTGCTGCACGTGGTGGCCATGCCAGTCGGCCAGCTGCCCGTGCCCCCCAACGAAGCCGACGACCACTCGCACCGCGAATTTGTGCGCCGCTGGCTGCGGCAACAGCCCCTGCGGCCCGACGTGGTGTTTGCCTCCGAAGACTACGGGCCGGGCTTCGCGGCCCATATCGGCGCCGAATACGTGGCCGTCGACCCTCCCCGCACGGTGGTGCCCATCAGCGGCACCCAGATCCGCGCCGACCTGTATGGGCACAATGCCTTCCTGCATCCGGTGGTACAGGCGCATTTTCACTCGCCGCAGTTTATCCGCAAGATTGTGCTGATGGGCGCCGAAAGCACCGGCAAATCCACGCTCAGCAAGGCGCTGGCCGCGGCGTATGGCACCGTGTGGGTGCACGAGTACGGCCGCACGCTGCACGAGGAAAAGAACGGCGCCACCGACTTCGACGACCTGCTTTACATTGCGCACCGCCACCGCGAGCTGGAAGACGAGGCCGTGCCACACGCCCGCCATTTCCTGTTCGTGGATACCAATGCCGCCACCACGGCGCAGTTTTCCTACTTCTACTACGCCCGCTGCGCGCCCGAGCTGATGGCCCTGGCCGCCGAGTGCCGGCAGCGCTACTTCCACACCTTCCTCTGCGCCCCCGACATTCCGTACGAAGACGACGGCTGGCGCGACCCGGAAGCCCTGCGCGACTTCCACCACGGTATGGTAGCTATGCAGTTGGATATGCTGCAAATCCCTTACACGCTACTCACCGGCTCTGTAGAGGAACGCCTGCAGCAGGTATATGCCGTGCTCGGCGAGCCGCAAAACGTGCTGGCCTCCGCCCTCACCACCGACCCGCGCAAGTGGGGCTAG
- a CDS encoding FKBP-type peptidyl-prolyl cis-trans isomerase, whose amino-acid sequence MLPSFLRTVSFARYALAGSVLLSSAALLTACNDSGIDIDALNAQALLRQKQVRTADSLAITKYIADSSFTTARRQPSGLYIITKRPGTGNLPTAGQQASVVYKGSLISNNQVFDKSRIGADGQPVPFVYRVGGGQVITGWELGIAQMRKGEKAILLMPSELAYGPSGANGVIPADAPLRFDVELTNIQ is encoded by the coding sequence ATGCTGCCTTCCTTTCTTCGCACCGTTTCCTTTGCCCGATATGCCCTTGCCGGCAGCGTACTGCTCTCGTCGGCGGCCCTGCTCACGGCCTGCAACGACTCCGGTATCGACATCGACGCCCTGAATGCCCAGGCGCTGCTGCGCCAGAAGCAGGTGCGCACCGCTGACTCGCTGGCCATCACCAAGTACATTGCCGACAGCAGCTTCACCACGGCGCGCCGCCAGCCATCGGGCCTGTACATCATCACTAAGCGACCCGGCACCGGCAACCTGCCCACTGCCGGCCAGCAGGCTTCAGTGGTGTATAAAGGAAGCCTGATCAGCAACAACCAGGTATTCGACAAGTCGCGCATCGGGGCCGACGGCCAGCCGGTGCCGTTTGTGTACCGCGTGGGCGGCGGCCAGGTAATTACGGGCTGGGAGCTGGGCATCGCGCAGATGCGCAAAGGCGAAAAGGCCATTCTGCTGATGCCTTCGGAGCTGGCCTACGGCCCAAGCGGGGCCAACGGCGTTATCCCGGCCGACGCGCCCCTGCGCTTCGACGTCGAGCTGACCAACATCCAATAA
- a CDS encoding APC family permease: MSEKQGHFQRAITLFDAIMIVTGSMIGSGIFIVSAGIARQVGSAGWLLVVWLITGFITLAGAVSYGELAAMFPKVGGQYVYLREAYNKLVAFLYGWSLFLVIQTGVIAAVAVAFARFVGVLVPWFSEQNVLFELGPLKFSTVMLLAIVMLVGLTWVNSRGVRGGKLISNIFGSTKLIALALLILFGLALGISDQAVSLNFHNMWEAVSYDAAGQGTPLTTWSLVGAIGLAMTGSLFSSDAWNNIGFSGDEIVRPERTIVLSMAIGTGIVTALYLLINLVYLLVLPLHGDPAAAASDLMSRGIMYAADERVGTAVAGSILGKVGAGFMAVLIMISTFGANNSIILSGARAYYAMAKDGLFFPGMARLNKAGVPGVALWAQCIWACGLCLSGSYGQLLNYVMFSVILFYVITIIGIFILRRTRPDAPRPYRALGYPVIPLLYVVLASAFCIILLVSPTTARDAGLGLGLVAMGVPVYYLFGKRFGGQ; this comes from the coding sequence ATGTCTGAGAAACAAGGCCATTTTCAGCGGGCCATTACGCTGTTCGACGCCATCATGATTGTCACCGGCAGCATGATTGGCTCCGGTATTTTTATTGTCTCGGCCGGCATTGCGCGGCAGGTCGGCTCGGCGGGCTGGCTGCTGGTGGTGTGGCTGATTACGGGCTTCATCACACTGGCCGGCGCCGTGAGCTACGGCGAGCTGGCGGCCATGTTCCCGAAGGTAGGCGGACAGTACGTGTATCTGCGTGAAGCCTACAACAAGCTGGTGGCCTTCCTCTATGGCTGGTCGCTGTTTCTCGTGATTCAGACCGGCGTAATTGCGGCCGTGGCGGTGGCATTTGCGCGGTTTGTGGGCGTGCTGGTGCCGTGGTTCAGCGAGCAGAACGTACTGTTTGAGCTGGGCCCACTGAAGTTCTCCACCGTAATGCTGCTGGCCATTGTCATGCTGGTGGGCCTCACCTGGGTGAACTCGCGCGGGGTGCGCGGCGGCAAGCTGATTTCCAACATCTTCGGCAGCACCAAGCTCATTGCGCTGGCGCTACTCATCCTGTTCGGGCTGGCCCTGGGCATCAGCGACCAGGCCGTGAGCCTCAACTTCCACAATATGTGGGAGGCCGTGAGCTACGACGCCGCCGGCCAGGGTACGCCCCTCACCACTTGGAGCCTGGTAGGCGCCATCGGGCTGGCCATGACCGGCTCGCTGTTCAGCTCCGACGCCTGGAACAACATCGGCTTCTCCGGCGACGAAATCGTGCGGCCCGAGCGCACCATTGTGCTTAGCATGGCCATCGGCACCGGCATCGTTACGGCGCTGTACCTGCTCATCAACCTAGTGTACTTGCTGGTGCTGCCCCTGCACGGCGACCCGGCCGCCGCCGCCTCCGACCTCATGAGCCGGGGCATCATGTACGCCGCCGATGAGCGGGTGGGCACGGCCGTGGCGGGCAGCATCCTGGGCAAAGTGGGCGCCGGCTTCATGGCCGTGCTCATCATGATCAGCACGTTCGGGGCCAACAACAGCATCATTCTGAGCGGAGCCCGCGCCTACTACGCCATGGCCAAAGACGGCCTGTTCTTCCCCGGCATGGCCCGCCTCAACAAGGCCGGCGTGCCCGGCGTTGCGCTGTGGGCGCAGTGCATCTGGGCCTGTGGACTGTGTTTGTCGGGTTCCTACGGGCAGCTGCTCAACTACGTGATGTTCTCGGTGATTCTGTTCTACGTCATCACCATCATTGGCATTTTCATTTTGCGGCGTACCCGGCCCGATGCGCCGCGCCCCTACCGGGCGCTGGGCTACCCCGTCATTCCGCTGCTATATGTGGTGCTGGCCTCGGCCTTCTGCATCATCCTGCTGGTGTCGCCCACCACGGCCCGCGACGCGGGTCTGGGGCTGGGGCTGGTGGCGATGGGCGTGCCGGTGTACTACCTGTTCGGCAAGCGCTTCGGCGGGCAATAG
- a CDS encoding carboxypeptidase-like regulatory domain-containing protein, which translates to MPTKFTVPEPETDENALLSEEEDYSSGNGRLGLIVGAILLLAVIGYMLLPGSSGRRVVTTIIPSVTLGEASVTGAKEVAPAAAADVTAAEEKAAADAAKLAATDAKKPAVVRPAAEAGLAARTTESVAFAAAPVAEEAPAAEVAPAAPAAPTTITLSGRILDEDGRPMAGATVLLKGSRKGTGTDANGNYTMEVPAGENALVYGYGGYQDQEVRTRGSQPVNVTLLPSEGTKRRRK; encoded by the coding sequence ATGCCCACTAAATTTACTGTTCCTGAGCCTGAAACCGACGAAAACGCGCTGCTGAGCGAAGAAGAGGATTATTCTTCCGGCAACGGCCGGCTGGGCCTGATAGTAGGTGCCATTCTCCTGCTGGCTGTCATCGGCTACATGTTACTGCCGGGCTCCAGCGGCCGCCGCGTAGTCACTACCATCATTCCTTCGGTGACGCTGGGTGAAGCCAGCGTGACGGGCGCCAAAGAGGTTGCGCCGGCTGCGGCCGCCGACGTAACCGCCGCCGAAGAAAAAGCCGCGGCAGATGCCGCCAAGCTGGCCGCCACCGACGCCAAGAAGCCCGCAGTAGTGCGCCCGGCCGCCGAGGCTGGACTGGCCGCCCGCACCACCGAGTCGGTGGCGTTTGCTGCAGCACCGGTAGCCGAAGAGGCTCCAGCCGCTGAAGTTGCTCCAGCCGCGCCGGCTGCCCCCACCACCATTACGCTGTCGGGCCGCATTCTGGACGAGGATGGCCGCCCGATGGCCGGCGCGACCGTGCTGCTGAAAGGCTCCCGCAAAGGCACCGGCACCGACGCCAACGGCAACTACACGATGGAAGTGCCGGCCGGCGAAAACGCCCTCGTGTACGGCTACGGTGGCTACCAGGACCAGGAAGTGCGCACCCGCGGCTCCCAGCCCGTCAACGTGACGCTGCTGCCCTCAGAAGGCACCAAGCGCCGCCGCAAATAA